In Methylocystis sp. MJC1, one DNA window encodes the following:
- a CDS encoding PRC-barrel domain-containing protein, producing MATAAPYSKINLISSQHIDGAAVFDTAGKEIGKIDHFMIDMVSGRVLYAVVNFCGFMCLHPGHHPMPWTSLKFDRDRRGYVTDVSQELVEGAPEYSDESWTDREWETRVHQHYRARPYWEASAAAQ from the coding sequence ATGGCTACCGCCGCTCCTTACTCAAAAATCAACCTGATCTCGAGCCAACACATCGATGGCGCGGCCGTCTTTGACACGGCCGGCAAGGAAATCGGCAAGATAGACCATTTCATGATTGATATGGTCTCGGGCCGAGTGCTTTACGCGGTCGTAAACTTTTGCGGATTCATGTGCCTGCATCCGGGACACCATCCGATGCCTTGGACCTCGCTAAAATTCGACAGAGATCGTCGTGGCTACGTGACGGACGTGAGCCAGGAGTTAGTTGAGGGCGCTCCGGAATATAGCGACGAAAGCTGGACGGACCGTGAGTGGGAAACACGGGTGCATCAACATTATCGCGCTCGGCCTTACTGGGAGGCATCGGCGGCCGCGCAGTAA
- a CDS encoding Crp/Fnr family transcriptional regulator, which yields MCPSFHWCTPRKGQAIFAQGDPANALLYIQKGKIKVTTVSRHGKEAVVAILGAGDFFGEGCLTGQPLRISTSTAILDSTISRLDKPTVIRALHEQPAFTERFMAYLLARNIRMEADLIDQLFNSSEKRLARLLLLLANFGKEGKPEPVVAEISHETLAEMIGTTRSRVSFFKNKFRKLGFIDYNGHLQVHSSLLSVVLNDGPRSVRGYKKASSERDLQ from the coding sequence TTGTGCCCCTCATTCCACTGGTGCACCCCCCGTAAGGGCCAAGCGATCTTTGCTCAGGGTGACCCTGCCAATGCGCTGTTGTATATTCAGAAAGGAAAAATCAAGGTCACCACTGTCTCAAGGCACGGCAAGGAAGCCGTGGTGGCAATCCTTGGCGCCGGCGATTTCTTCGGGGAAGGATGTCTGACCGGACAACCCCTTCGCATCTCAACCTCAACGGCGATACTCGATTCCACGATATCTCGCCTCGACAAGCCAACGGTGATCCGCGCCCTCCATGAGCAGCCTGCTTTCACAGAGCGCTTCATGGCTTATTTGCTGGCGCGCAACATTCGAATGGAAGCAGACCTCATCGATCAGCTTTTCAACTCGAGCGAAAAGCGTCTCGCTCGGCTCCTTCTTCTTCTCGCTAATTTCGGCAAGGAGGGTAAACCGGAGCCGGTGGTGGCGGAAATCAGTCACGAAACTCTTGCCGAGATGATCGGCACAACTCGATCTCGTGTCAGTTTCTTCAAGAATAAGTTCCGGAAACTGGGTTTCATCGATTATAATGGGCACCTCCAGGTGCACAGTTCCTTGCTGAGCGTCGTGCTGAACGATGGTCCGCGCTCCGTTCGTGGTTACAAAAAAGCTAGCTCCGAACGCGACCTTCAGTGA
- a CDS encoding family 1 glycosylhydrolase yields the protein MSRFMFSTGIENSSPTIENGRKRIDEMATCKHYDLWREDFALVQEDLTIRTLRYGPPLYKTFLGPDHFDWEFTDLAFGDMKARGIIPIADLCHFGVPDWLGNFQNPDFPRLFASYARAFAQRFPWVQLYTPINEMYVCATFSAAYGWWNEQLRSDIAFVTALKHIVKANILAMHEILTVRSDAIFVQSESSEYFHPVNPRAIQPAELLNERRFLSLDLNYGYRVNSEMYRFLMDNGMTPREYDFFMSEHLKSHCIMGNDYYEMSEHDVDADGRTASSGEIFGYNEITRLYYERYRLPVMHTETNTCEGPKGDEAVRWLRKEWANVLRVRNSGMPVVGFTWYSLTDQVDWDIALREDRGRVNPLGLYDLERKPRPVGEAYKQLIRDWREVLPAHSVCLTVPLADYPPPAQRSESQKQEQSEGK from the coding sequence ATGTCGCGCTTCATGTTCAGCACAGGTATAGAAAACAGCAGCCCAACCATTGAGAACGGTCGGAAGCGTATCGACGAGATGGCCACCTGTAAACACTATGACTTGTGGCGTGAGGATTTCGCGCTCGTCCAAGAAGACTTAACAATTCGAACCCTTCGCTATGGGCCGCCACTCTACAAGACCTTTCTGGGTCCCGACCACTTTGACTGGGAGTTCACTGATTTGGCGTTCGGGGATATGAAGGCGCGCGGCATAATCCCTATCGCGGATTTGTGTCACTTCGGTGTGCCAGACTGGCTTGGGAATTTTCAAAACCCCGACTTTCCCAGGCTTTTCGCCTCCTATGCCAGAGCATTCGCGCAACGATTTCCTTGGGTCCAGCTCTACACCCCAATAAATGAGATGTACGTCTGCGCAACCTTCTCCGCCGCCTACGGCTGGTGGAACGAGCAGTTGCGAAGCGATATCGCATTTGTAACGGCGCTAAAGCACATCGTCAAAGCGAACATCCTTGCGATGCACGAGATTTTGACCGTACGCTCGGATGCGATTTTCGTCCAAAGCGAATCCTCGGAATACTTCCATCCTGTTAATCCAAGGGCGATACAGCCTGCGGAGCTTTTGAATGAACGCCGCTTCCTCTCTCTAGACTTAAATTACGGATATCGGGTCAACTCCGAAATGTACCGGTTTCTTATGGACAACGGCATGACGCCTAGGGAATATGATTTTTTCATGAGCGAGCACCTGAAGAGCCATTGCATTATGGGAAACGACTATTACGAAATGAGTGAACACGACGTCGACGCGGACGGACGAACCGCATCCTCTGGTGAGATCTTCGGATATAACGAAATCACCCGACTATATTACGAGCGCTATCGTCTGCCCGTCATGCATACGGAAACGAACACCTGCGAAGGACCGAAGGGCGATGAAGCGGTTCGTTGGCTTCGCAAGGAATGGGCGAATGTTCTCAGAGTCCGTAATAGCGGAATGCCGGTCGTCGGCTTCACATGGTATTCCTTAACCGATCAAGTCGACTGGGACATTGCCTTGCGTGAGGATAGGGGACGCGTTAATCCGCTTGGCCTTTATGACCTCGAGCGCAAACCCCGACCCGTCGGAGAGGCTTATAAGCAACTGATCAGGGACTGGCGGGAGGTTCTACCAGCGCATAGCGTCTGCCTGACAGTTCCATTGGCGGATTACCCTCCGCCCGCCCAGAGAAGTGAAAGCCAAAAGCAGGAGCAGTCTGAGGGCAAGTAA
- a CDS encoding TniB family NTP-binding protein, which translates to MRYLSNELETSLVCLGVMDARVAIAGDTQLSRHLDQIVLPRWKVDEEFHELVSAVCGVCPSSNLRPYQARACVICRASATGSLRAFSPYSTNWQSKRSERARSPSPMWTSSHENMFLRRKPCSLDGPAEKGISNETRSKIASREMPQIGPFIPSPGLKCQSTAGIRTTWKSPTSATVPRLLKML; encoded by the coding sequence TTGCGATATCTGAGCAACGAACTCGAAACGTCGCTCGTATGCCTCGGCGTGATGGATGCCCGCGTTGCTATCGCAGGCGATACTCAACTCTCGCGGCATCTCGATCAGATCGTGCTGCCGCGATGGAAAGTGGACGAAGAATTTCACGAGCTCGTCAGCGCAGTTTGCGGAGTTTGCCCATCAAGCAACCTACGGCCCTATCAAGCCAGGGCTTGCGTCATCTGCCGCGCATCAGCGACGGGGTCACTGCGCGCGTTTTCGCCATACTCAACGAATTGGCAATCGAAGCGATCCGAGCGGGCGCGGAGCCCATCACCGATGTGGACATCGAGTCATGAAAACATGTTCTTGAGAAGGAAACCATGTTCGCTTGACGGCCCGGCCGAAAAAGGCATTTCAAACGAGACTCGGTCCAAAATAGCCTCACGTGAAATGCCTCAGATCGGACCATTCATCCCGAGTCCCGGATTGAAGTGCCAATCGACAGCTGGGATAAGAACGACCTGGAAAAGCCCGACTTCTGCGACAGTGCCGCGCCTTTTGAAGATGTTATAG
- the istA gene encoding IS21 family transposase, producing MFTVELYARVRRAVMAEGLSRREAARRFGVHRNTITKMLQYSVPPGYRRRERPISKKLGPYMAWIDKVLAGDRLVHAKQRHTAQRIFERLRDEEGFSGGYTIVREYVAQAQLRSREMFIPLSHRPGHAQADFGEADGYIAGRKVRFHYFCVDLPHSDGCFVKAYPAETAEAFCDGHVAAVAFFGGVPQSILYDNTRLAVARIVKGGERLRSQMFAELQSHYLFADRFGRPGKGNDKGKVEGLVGYVRRNFMTPLPVAESFEALNARFLDACTKRRQAILRGHSTPIGERMQADMAAFLPAPPAPYDACHKVATRVSSMALVRYRNNDYSVPTRYGHREVLAKGYVDRVEIVCGGETIAVHARSYDKAEFIYNPLHYLALLEHKSRALDQAAPLDDWRLADCVHRLRRLMEARMGNSGRREFIQVLRLMEDFHQHQVEQAVAEALRLGAISFDAVKMLLLAKLENRPARLDLTFYPYLPAATVGATDPRAYLGLVAGASVIVGVMETTAGGPA from the coding sequence ATGTTCACAGTGGAACTCTATGCCCGGGTGAGACGCGCGGTGATGGCGGAAGGGCTGAGCCGCCGGGAAGCGGCGAGGCGCTTTGGCGTGCACCGCAATACGATCACGAAGATGCTCCAATATTCGGTTCCGCCGGGATATCGGCGCCGGGAGCGACCGATTTCGAAGAAGCTGGGGCCTTATATGGCCTGGATCGACAAGGTCCTGGCGGGTGACCGGCTTGTTCACGCCAAGCAGCGGCACACGGCGCAGCGGATATTCGAACGGCTACGGGACGAAGAAGGGTTTTCTGGCGGCTACACGATCGTCCGGGAATATGTCGCGCAGGCGCAGTTGCGGTCGCGCGAGATGTTTATTCCGCTCAGCCATCGCCCGGGGCATGCGCAGGCGGATTTTGGCGAGGCGGACGGTTACATCGCCGGCAGGAAGGTCCGCTTTCATTATTTCTGCGTGGACCTGCCGCATTCGGACGGCTGCTTCGTCAAGGCCTATCCGGCAGAGACGGCGGAAGCCTTCTGCGACGGCCATGTCGCGGCGGTCGCCTTTTTCGGCGGCGTCCCGCAGTCCATTCTGTATGACAATACGCGTCTCGCGGTCGCGAGGATCGTGAAGGGTGGAGAGCGTCTGCGTTCGCAAATGTTTGCGGAACTCCAGAGCCACTATCTTTTTGCCGATCGCTTTGGCCGGCCTGGTAAGGGGAACGACAAGGGCAAGGTCGAGGGGCTTGTCGGCTATGTCCGGCGCAACTTCATGACGCCGCTGCCCGTGGCGGAGAGTTTCGAGGCGCTGAACGCGAGGTTCCTGGACGCCTGCACGAAACGCCGGCAGGCGATCCTGCGTGGTCATTCGACGCCGATCGGCGAACGCATGCAGGCGGATATGGCGGCATTCCTGCCGGCGCCGCCGGCGCCCTATGACGCCTGCCACAAAGTCGCGACGCGCGTGTCGTCGATGGCGCTGGTGCGCTACCGCAACAATGATTACTCGGTCCCGACGCGTTACGGCCATCGGGAGGTGCTGGCGAAGGGCTATGTCGATCGGGTTGAGATTGTCTGCGGCGGGGAGACGATCGCCGTGCATGCGCGCAGCTACGACAAGGCCGAGTTCATCTACAACCCGCTGCATTATCTCGCCTTGCTCGAACACAAGAGCCGCGCGCTCGATCAGGCCGCGCCGCTCGACGACTGGCGTCTGGCCGACTGTGTGCATCGCTTGCGGCGGCTGATGGAGGCGCGCATGGGGAATAGCGGGCGTCGCGAGTTCATCCAGGTGCTGCGGCTGATGGAGGATTTTCACCAGCATCAAGTCGAACAGGCGGTTGCGGAGGCGCTGCGTCTTGGCGCGATCAGCTTCGACGCGGTGAAGATGCTGCTGCTGGCCAAGCTGGAGAACCGGCCCGCGCGGCTCGATCTGACATTCTACCCCTACCTGCCGGCGGCCACGGTCGGCGCGACGGATCCGCGCGCCTATCTCGGGCTCGTCGCCGGCGCGAGCGTCATTGTGGGCGTCATGGAGACGACCGCGGGAGGTCCGGCATGA
- a CDS encoding transposase, which translates to MRSSQTDARFFHLAIVFWSRSRGSLTIWFTPEAIAGWKAQPRTTLGGQRHYPDLAIEIALILRTVFRVALRQS; encoded by the coding sequence GTGCGCTCGTCGCAAACCGACGCCCGCTTCTTCCACTTGGCGATCGTCTTCTGGTCGCGTAGTCGCGGCAGTCTGACAATTTGGTTTACGCCGGAAGCGATTGCAGGTTGGAAGGCTCAGCCTCGAACAACGCTGGGTGGACAGCGCCATTATCCCGATCTGGCGATCGAGATCGCCCTGATTCTGCGAACGGTTTTTCGAGTGGCCTTGCGCCAGAGCTAA